In a single window of the Bacillus mycoides genome:
- a CDS encoding trimeric intracellular cation channel family protein, with protein MLLIDIFTFLGIIAAAISGTLVGLKKDLDLFGVLCLAVATALGGGIIRDIMIGNLPPVAFVKPIYFFVSVLSALFTCMFFERINKLQVVIMLSDAVGLGVFTAIGANAAMSHHVDASFLVVSMGVITGIGGGILRDICAQDIPYVFRKEIYAIASILGAVSFLITHAMGAHILAFYVCLLITFVIRVVTVIYNVHFPVFFKTHAKINKGH; from the coding sequence ATGTTATTAATCGATATATTTACGTTTCTTGGCATTATCGCCGCTGCCATTTCTGGTACATTAGTTGGTTTAAAAAAAGATCTAGATTTATTTGGTGTCCTTTGTTTAGCTGTAGCTACTGCGCTCGGCGGCGGTATTATTCGTGATATTATGATTGGTAACCTGCCTCCTGTCGCATTTGTAAAACCCATTTACTTTTTCGTAAGTGTACTATCAGCATTATTCACATGTATGTTTTTTGAGCGCATTAATAAACTTCAAGTCGTTATTATGCTTTCTGATGCTGTTGGTTTAGGGGTATTTACAGCTATTGGTGCAAATGCAGCAATGTCACATCACGTTGACGCCTCGTTTTTAGTTGTTTCAATGGGAGTTATTACAGGTATTGGGGGCGGTATTTTACGTGACATTTGCGCTCAAGATATCCCGTATGTATTCCGAAAAGAGATATATGCAATTGCTTCTATTCTAGGAGCAGTTAGTTTCTTAATTACACATGCAATGGGGGCACACATATTAGCTTTCTATGTCTGTTTATTAATAACATTCGTTATTCGTGTAGTCACCGTAATATATAATGTACATTTCCCAGTTTTCTTTAAAACACATGCAAAAATTAATAAAGGCCATTAA
- a CDS encoding O-antigen ligase family protein encodes MLANQARVRFEHFLLFFIILQPVLDLLTSLSIVLLKSNATVGILVRFLIMAVGGIYILIQAKEKENRKFLIYLIILAVVLGIGFINNKLVKNPIILGEEVKFVAKALYIYIMLGSYILALKSLKKKVNISDKVRNSIVYSTLIINAIMVISISTSTDFGSYQWMKVGSRGWFYAGNELGSILAIIFPIVVLYSIQKTKSVKHVLYWIPSLLMIYSLIQVGTKVGMGSIGATLAAVIGIIVLQLLFDRRNPNKMSLVLNGLIAIVLLAGVVGTFKMTPLAQNMGIHNNYLSEQNVAQQGQKEKEIKEKIKKEEKQHKVEKPEEKAKVEAEVKKELEKEQKKENQENLIFSGRQVYEERHKQFFKEAPTSQKLFGMGYAGNFKYNEQKEPDPKLIEMDFHDWFYDFGIIGFALMMIPFIYYGVRILLAFVTRFKEIFNVKYGMITASLVLALGIAYIAGHILTAPGVGIYFVVVLACLIVDLEIE; translated from the coding sequence ATGTTAGCAAATCAAGCTAGGGTTAGATTTGAGCATTTTTTGCTCTTTTTTATTATTTTACAGCCTGTTTTAGATTTATTAACGTCTCTTAGCATCGTTTTATTAAAGTCAAATGCCACTGTTGGAATTTTGGTAAGATTTCTTATTATGGCTGTTGGTGGTATTTACATTTTAATTCAGGCAAAAGAGAAGGAAAATAGGAAGTTTTTAATTTACTTAATAATATTAGCAGTAGTTTTAGGGATAGGGTTTATTAATAATAAACTAGTTAAGAATCCTATTATACTTGGTGAAGAAGTTAAGTTTGTTGCGAAGGCATTATATATATATATCATGCTAGGATCATACATTTTAGCTTTAAAATCATTGAAAAAGAAAGTAAATATTAGTGACAAAGTCAGAAATAGTATTGTGTATTCAACATTAATCATTAACGCTATTATGGTTATTTCTATTTCGACATCTACAGACTTTGGTAGTTATCAATGGATGAAAGTTGGTTCCCGAGGGTGGTTCTATGCAGGTAATGAACTAGGGTCAATCTTAGCTATTATTTTCCCTATTGTGGTACTATATTCTATTCAAAAAACAAAGAGCGTGAAACACGTTTTATATTGGATTCCATCGCTTTTAATGATTTACTCGTTAATTCAAGTTGGTACGAAAGTAGGGATGGGCTCAATTGGTGCTACGTTAGCAGCAGTAATCGGGATTATCGTACTACAATTATTATTTGATAGAAGAAATCCAAACAAAATGTCTCTTGTACTTAATGGATTAATTGCTATTGTCCTATTGGCTGGTGTTGTTGGAACGTTTAAAATGACGCCATTAGCACAAAATATGGGTATTCATAACAACTATTTATCAGAACAAAATGTAGCGCAGCAAGGTCAAAAAGAAAAAGAAATTAAAGAGAAAATTAAAAAAGAAGAAAAACAACATAAAGTTGAGAAACCAGAAGAAAAGGCGAAGGTAGAAGCTGAAGTTAAGAAAGAGCTTGAGAAAGAGCAAAAGAAAGAAAATCAAGAAAATCTTATTTTCAGTGGACGTCAAGTATATGAAGAGAGACATAAGCAGTTCTTTAAAGAAGCGCCAACGTCACAAAAATTATTTGGAATGGGTTACGCAGGTAACTTTAAGTATAATGAACAAAAAGAGCCAGATCCGAAGCTAATCGAAATGGACTTCCATGATTGGTTTTATGATTTCGGAATTATTGGTTTTGCGTTAATGATGATTCCATTTATTTATTACGGCGTAAGAATCCTACTAGCATTTGTTACAAGATTTAAGGAAATATTTAATGTGAAATATGGAATGATTACAGCAAGCTTAGTATTAGCATTAGGTATTGCATATATTGCAGGACATATTTTGACAGCACCAGGAGTAGGGATTTACTTTGTAGTGGTGTTAGCTTGTCTAATTGTAGATTTAGAAATTGAATGA